A genome region from Mycobacterium florentinum includes the following:
- a CDS encoding mycofactocin-coupled SDR family oxidoreductase, which yields MTGRVEGKVAFISGAARGQGRSHAVRLAEEGADIIAIDICGPIDNLAYPHSTPEDLAETADLVKNLDRRIVTAQVDVRDYEALKAAVDSGVEQLGRLDIIVANAGVGTDGRRLHKIRENVWQDMIDINLSGVWHTVKAGVPHILSGGRGGSIVLTSSVGGQKAYQNTGHYVAAKHGVIGLMRAFAVELGQDMVRVNSVLPTQVSTTMVMNDNTYRLFRPDLAEPGPEDFAPISQMMHTLPVPWVDPVDISNAVLFFASDESRYVTGVSLPVDAGSLLK from the coding sequence ATGACCGGCCGGGTTGAGGGCAAAGTCGCCTTCATCAGCGGTGCCGCTCGCGGGCAGGGGCGCAGTCATGCGGTGCGTCTGGCGGAAGAGGGCGCCGACATCATCGCGATCGACATCTGCGGGCCGATCGACAATCTGGCCTACCCGCATTCGACTCCCGAGGATCTCGCCGAAACCGCGGATCTGGTCAAAAATCTCGACCGGCGAATCGTGACCGCCCAGGTGGATGTCCGTGACTACGAGGCGCTCAAGGCCGCGGTTGACAGCGGTGTGGAACAGCTCGGCCGGCTCGACATCATCGTCGCCAACGCGGGCGTGGGCACCGATGGCCGCAGGCTGCACAAGATTCGGGAGAACGTCTGGCAGGACATGATCGACATCAACCTGAGCGGCGTCTGGCACACCGTCAAAGCGGGTGTACCGCACATCCTTTCGGGTGGCCGCGGCGGATCGATCGTGCTCACCAGCTCGGTCGGCGGACAGAAGGCCTACCAGAACACCGGCCACTACGTCGCCGCGAAACACGGCGTGATCGGGCTGATGCGGGCCTTCGCCGTCGAACTGGGCCAGGACATGGTCCGGGTCAACTCGGTGCTTCCGACTCAGGTGAGCACCACGATGGTGATGAACGACAACACCTACCGGCTCTTTCGCCCGGACCTGGCCGAGCCCGGGCCCGAAGACTTCGCGCCGATCTCGCAGATGATGCACACCTTGCCGGTGCCCTGGGTAGATCCGGTGGATATCAGCAATGCGGTCTTGTTCTTCGCCTCTGACGAATCACGTTATGTCACTGGCGTTTCGCTTCCCGTTGACGCGGGCAGCTTGCTCAAATAA
- a CDS encoding cytochrome P450 yields MTASTESHVRFDPYDVELIADPYPMFARLRDEAPLYYNSEYDFYALSRFADVNKGIIDHQTFSSARGVIMELIKANLEIPPGMLIFEDPPIHDVHRKLLSRMFTPRKIAALEPMIREFCAQSLDPLVGSGRFDFVTDLGAIMPMKVISALLGIPEEDQEYIRDRGNAQLRTEPGKPMSAAEHGLSVGEQFEAYIDWRADNPSDDIMTELLNVEFVDDKGVTRRLTREEILVYLNVVAGAGNETTTRLIGWAGKVLAEHPDQRRELVDNPSLIPQAIEELLRFEPPAPHMARYVTRDVSFYDQTVPEGSVMLMLLGAACRDERQFGPDAGEFNIHRPPRPHLTFSVGAHFCLGSALARLEGRVALEEILKRFPEWEPDLANATLSPTSSVRGWETLPTVVP; encoded by the coding sequence GTGACGGCGAGCACCGAGAGCCATGTTCGTTTCGATCCGTACGATGTCGAGCTGATCGCCGACCCGTATCCGATGTTTGCGCGCCTGCGTGACGAGGCGCCGCTGTACTACAACTCGGAATACGATTTCTACGCGTTGAGCCGATTCGCCGATGTCAACAAGGGCATCATCGACCACCAAACCTTCAGCTCCGCCCGCGGCGTGATCATGGAGCTGATCAAGGCCAACCTCGAGATCCCGCCGGGCATGCTGATCTTCGAAGACCCGCCGATTCACGACGTGCACCGCAAGCTGCTGTCGCGGATGTTCACCCCCCGCAAGATCGCCGCGCTGGAGCCGATGATCCGCGAGTTCTGCGCGCAATCGCTGGACCCGCTGGTGGGCTCCGGCCGGTTCGACTTCGTCACCGACCTGGGCGCGATCATGCCGATGAAGGTCATCAGCGCGCTGCTCGGCATTCCCGAAGAAGACCAGGAGTACATCCGCGATCGCGGTAATGCCCAGTTGCGCACCGAGCCCGGCAAGCCGATGAGTGCGGCCGAACATGGCTTGTCGGTGGGCGAGCAGTTCGAGGCCTACATCGACTGGCGCGCCGACAATCCGTCCGACGACATCATGACCGAGCTGCTCAACGTGGAGTTCGTCGACGACAAGGGGGTCACCCGGCGGCTGACGCGCGAAGAGATTCTCGTGTACCTCAACGTGGTGGCCGGAGCGGGCAATGAAACGACGACGCGGCTGATCGGTTGGGCGGGCAAGGTTCTCGCCGAGCACCCCGACCAGCGCCGCGAACTCGTCGACAACCCCTCGCTCATCCCGCAGGCGATCGAGGAGTTGCTGCGCTTCGAGCCGCCCGCGCCGCACATGGCGCGCTATGTGACGCGCGATGTCAGCTTCTATGACCAGACGGTGCCGGAAGGCAGCGTGATGCTGATGCTGCTCGGGGCGGCGTGCCGCGACGAGCGCCAGTTCGGCCCCGACGCAGGCGAATTCAACATCCATCGTCCGCCCCGGCCGCACCTCACGTTCAGTGTGGGAGCACACTTCTGCCTCGGCTCGGCGCTGGCCAGGCTGGAAGGCCGGGTCGCCCTGGAGGAGATCCTCAAGCGCTTCCCGGAGTGGGAGCCGGATCTGGCCAACGCCACGCTGAGCCCGACGTCGTCGGTACGGGGCTGGGAAACCCTGCCAACCGTGGTGCCCTGA